The uncultured Methanobrevibacter sp. genome includes the window TCACCTCATCTGACATCAGATTTGTCTCGGATGAAAATTTATATGAGAAGTCCAAAAAGTTCCTAAGTGACGGCTTTTCCTCAAAGTACTCCAGATATTTCAAACCGGTATCGATTATCGCCTGCTTGTGATGTGGATTGGAAATTATTGAAGAGGTTTCAATTCCTCCAAATGTCTTCCAAGCAATATAAACATCATGTTCAAAGGATTTGATCTCTCCAATTCCAGGTGCTCCCGGCTGTGTTCTTAAAACCATTCCCTTTCCGGTCTGTGCAATGACATCACCCAGACCCCCGCCGAGGTTGACCTCAGCCATATGTGCAATCTGACCACACAAATCCCTGGAGTAACCCAAGTTTAAAAATTCGTTTAAAGCCAAAGTTAAACTTAACGCTGAAGCGGCAGAAGTTCCAAAACCGGCACCTATTGGAAGCTGAATGTCCTGAGTGACTTTAAAATCAGTACCAATTTCCATGATTTTGATGACCTCGTCAATAACGGTTGAATCGCCCTGATTGACATCAACGGTCAACTCATCAGCTTCGGAAATCGTGGTTTCGACACCCTTTGAAAGTAAAAATCCAGCACCGCATGATCCCTTTTTAAGGGATATGTCATGGTCTTCGATTGTGAAAAAACCTGTAATGTGGCCTGGAACAAAAACTGAGTTTGACATGATTAATATTATGTTTTTGGATTAATTAAAATTTTTGACATGAAAAAAAAATAAAATATATTGAAAATTAGTTCTACTCATCAATCCATGCTCTGACCTTGTCCTTTGCACTGCCCACATTGGCTCCAGGAATTGAAAGGCCACTCTTTATCTCAGCGCCATTGCATAGCTTGTTGATATCGCGAAGTGCAGAACCAAAACCTGACCCCTCATGTGTTACAAAAGGCTTGACGATTTTTCCGGTGAAATCCAACTGCTCAAGCTGTGTAAACATTGCCATCGGAAGTGTGCCCCACCAGTTTGGAAAACCGATGTATATTGTGTCGTATGCATCGATATTGTCCAAGGTTTCCTTAATCTTTGGCCTTGCTGCTACCTGCTGCTCCTTTTTGGCAACATCAATGCACTCCATGTAGTCTGCAGGATAATCGATTACGGTTTCGACCTTGAAGAGGTCCGCATCATCAATTTCCTGAATGTATTCGGCAATTACCTCGGTGTTTCCCTTTTCGATGTTTTTAAGCTCTCCGCCGAAGTAGTTTTCCCCAGATCTTGAAAAGTAAATTACTAAACTTGACATAATATTAACTCCTTGATTTTATTTTAAATAATTTAGTATTTAAATGTTGCGACTTGCAACAATAATAATATAAAAAAAATAAAGAATAAGAAAAATTATTCTTTAATTGACCTTGCCAGTTCCGCACCTTTCTCAAACGCTTCAGCCAAAACATCCTCATCAGGCACGAACAATACATCCAAAGTGTCGGTTACATTAAAACCTGCAGCTTCCAAATCATTCTGGAGTTTTGCAACGGCTCCTCCACCCCATCCTTTGGATGAGAAAATCAAAGCGTTTTTCTCGCTGCCTGTTCCCTTGAAGTTGACACAGTCAAGCCAGTACATCATGTTACCGATTCTTGGGAATGGCTTGTTCATCATTGTAGGAGCACCAAGTGCGATAGCTTTTGAATCTAAAATATCAGTAATCACATCGTCAGGTCCGTCCTCCTGCATAAAATACATTGCGACCTCAACGCCCTCACTCATGATACCTTCAGCGATTTGATAAGCCAGCTGTTCGGTTGAGTGGTGCATTGTATCATAGATTACAGTGATTTTGTCCTTGCATACACCAGATCCCCATTCGGAGTATTTCTCAACGATTGGAGCAGGGTTTTTCCAAATCTGACCGTGACATGGTGCAATCATCTTAATGTCGTTGATTAAACCTGTGTCGGTAAGTTCCTGAAGTTTCATACGAAGCATAGGGGAACCTAAGGTAACGA containing:
- a CDS encoding FprA family A-type flavoprotein, which produces MKAKAVKMADGVYWVGVIHWHSRTFHGYGIPGTTYNAYLVFGDEKTVLIDNVYRGMFEQFDARVKDAFAQEGKEFKIDVFVQNHSEMDHSTFLRQTIEQYNPDAEIYASANCIKFLDAQYHNFSDLDIKAVATGDELDIGGRTLKFISAPMLHWPDSMFTLLAEEGILFSNDAFGQHVARSKRFDDDYDTEYLLREAQKYYANLVTLGSPMLRMKLQELTDTGLINDIKMIAPCHGQIWKNPAPIVEKYSEWGSGVCKDKITVIYDTMHHSTEQLAYQIAEGIMSEGVEVAMYFMQEDGPDDVITDILDSKAIALGAPTMMNKPFPRIGNMMYWLDCVNFKGTGSEKNALIFSSKGWGGGAVAKLQNDLEAAGFNVTDTLDVLFVPDEDVLAEAFEKGAELARSIKE
- a CDS encoding pantoate kinase; translated protein: MSNSVFVPGHITGFFTIEDHDISLKKGSCGAGFLLSKGVETTISEADELTVDVNQGDSTVIDEVIKIMEIGTDFKVTQDIQLPIGAGFGTSAASALSLTLALNEFLNLGYSRDLCGQIAHMAEVNLGGGLGDVIAQTGKGMVLRTQPGAPGIGEIKSFEHDVYIAWKTFGGIETSSIISNPHHKQAIIDTGLKYLEYFEEKPSLRNFLDFSYKFSSETNLMSDEVKNLVDYFNSRSDILGSSMAMLGNTAFAFAQNEEAFKNLEVENLHIDKLNNIGIVYD
- a CDS encoding flavodoxin — protein: MSSLVIYFSRSGENYFGGELKNIEKGNTEVIAEYIQEIDDADLFKVETVIDYPADYMECIDVAKKEQQVAARPKIKETLDNIDAYDTIYIGFPNWWGTLPMAMFTQLEQLDFTGKIVKPFVTHEGSGFGSALRDINKLCNGAEIKSGLSIPGANVGSAKDKVRAWIDE